A section of the Natronolimnobius sp. AArcel1 genome encodes:
- a CDS encoding ABC transporter permease, which translates to MKPTDQNGQSQPQTDDSSNREATGDLEHLLGDDSASTTESDADRPLPDGGRTESPIAAFSSASGTTMSRQERAKVIYDRWIASPARVLRQDWRALVGLALLLGYVLMATAGVVLVDAPQVNQGPNLLGPFETLEHPLGTDGNGQDIVSLTVHATPMMLIMITAGAVFATTVATIVGVGSGYIGGNVDQALMTVSDIAMTIPGLPLLIVLAAAVEPSHPVTIGVLLSLTAWAGLARSIRSQVLTLRDVEYVEASRTMGISRRTIMLKDVTPNLMPYILVSMVGHARGVIYASVGLYFLGVLPVTGANWGLTLNRAYSTGGAMHSWDAAHWLIVPMIAIILLSFALLLLSQALDRVFNPRVRAKHMKTNHDAGGSSTSDSDAETDSMSVNKGL; encoded by the coding sequence GTGAAACCTACTGACCAGAACGGACAATCACAACCACAGACAGACGACTCGAGCAATCGAGAAGCCACCGGTGATCTCGAGCATCTGCTCGGTGACGATTCAGCGAGCACGACCGAGTCCGATGCCGATCGTCCACTTCCTGATGGTGGGAGAACGGAGTCACCAATCGCTGCCTTCTCGAGTGCAAGCGGAACGACGATGAGTAGACAGGAGCGGGCAAAAGTGATCTACGATCGCTGGATCGCATCACCCGCGCGTGTGCTTCGGCAAGACTGGCGGGCACTCGTTGGACTGGCTCTGTTACTCGGGTACGTACTGATGGCGACAGCTGGGGTTGTCCTCGTCGACGCTCCACAGGTCAATCAGGGACCAAACCTGCTTGGCCCCTTTGAGACACTCGAGCATCCGCTTGGAACCGACGGGAACGGACAGGATATCGTCTCGTTGACAGTCCACGCGACACCGATGATGTTGATTATGATCACCGCAGGGGCGGTCTTCGCGACGACCGTCGCGACGATCGTCGGCGTCGGTTCGGGCTACATCGGCGGAAACGTTGACCAGGCGTTGATGACCGTATCCGACATCGCGATGACGATCCCCGGTCTCCCGTTGTTGATCGTTCTCGCGGCCGCCGTTGAACCATCCCATCCAGTGACAATCGGCGTCTTGCTGTCGCTGACAGCCTGGGCAGGCCTCGCCCGCTCGATCCGCTCGCAGGTGCTTACGCTGCGGGACGTCGAGTATGTGGAAGCCTCCCGAACGATGGGGATCTCGAGACGGACGATTATGCTCAAAGACGTGACGCCGAACCTGATGCCGTATATTCTCGTTAGTATGGTCGGCCACGCTCGCGGTGTTATCTACGCGTCCGTTGGACTGTACTTCCTCGGCGTTCTCCCGGTGACCGGTGCGAACTGGGGGCTGACATTGAACAGAGCCTACAGTACCGGCGGTGCGATGCACTCGTGGGATGCAGCCCACTGGCTGATCGTCCCAATGATCGCGATCATCTTGCTGTCGTTCGCACTGTTATTGCTCTCTCAAGCACTCGATCGTGTCTTCAACCCACGAGTTCGAGCGAAACACATGAAGACAAATCACGATGCTGGTGGAAGTAGCACAAGCGATAGCGACGCAGAAACAGACTCTATGTCAGTGAACAAAGGACTATGA
- a CDS encoding ABC transporter permease — protein MHYYAKRTIQALFTVFAVMTLSFVLIRYLPGGPVDHLRTQLRQEQSGDIDQEQINNLVEAYTNVNPEEPLWQQYVEYMVSLLQADLGESMWLSQPVADVLFPALPWTVFYMSVATFLMFLIGVALGSVMAYWEGSRFDVGSTVISLLLNSTPNYIAALLLVYFLGYGFELFPTRGRVNYDIAAGFSPEYLGSVLHHGALPIISIVITGFGGVALSMRGNSIQVLGEDYMRVARLRGLSERRIALRYVARNAILPMYTGLMIAFGFVFGGSIIIEEIFAYPGVGYYMFQAIERGDYPVMMGAFLIITLGVVIAVFIADLTYGKIDPRAESGGEDSETY, from the coding sequence ATGCATTACTACGCAAAGCGAACAATCCAAGCGTTGTTCACTGTGTTCGCAGTGATGACGCTGTCGTTCGTACTGATCCGGTATTTACCAGGCGGTCCGGTCGATCACCTTCGGACACAACTTCGCCAGGAGCAATCCGGCGACATCGACCAGGAACAGATCAACAACCTCGTCGAGGCTTACACGAACGTCAACCCAGAGGAACCGCTCTGGCAACAGTACGTCGAGTACATGGTGAGTCTCCTGCAAGCGGATCTGGGAGAATCCATGTGGCTCAGCCAGCCTGTTGCCGACGTACTCTTTCCGGCGTTGCCCTGGACGGTGTTTTATATGTCCGTTGCAACGTTCCTCATGTTCCTGATCGGAGTTGCGCTCGGTTCGGTGATGGCCTACTGGGAAGGCAGTCGCTTCGACGTCGGATCGACCGTCATCTCGCTGCTACTCAATTCGACGCCAAACTACATCGCCGCGTTGTTACTCGTGTATTTCCTCGGCTACGGGTTTGAGCTCTTCCCAACACGTGGACGAGTCAACTACGACATCGCCGCCGGTTTCAGCCCCGAGTACCTCGGAAGCGTGCTCCACCACGGAGCACTCCCGATCATTTCGATTGTGATCACCGGATTCGGCGGCGTTGCACTGTCGATGCGAGGCAACAGCATTCAGGTCTTGGGCGAAGACTACATGCGCGTTGCTCGACTCCGGGGCCTTTCCGAACGTCGAATCGCCCTGCGATACGTCGCTCGCAATGCAATCTTGCCGATGTACACCGGCCTGATGATTGCGTTCGGCTTCGTCTTCGGCGGCTCGATCATTATCGAGGAAATCTTCGCCTATCCCGGCGTCGGCTACTACATGTTCCAAGCGATCGAACGCGGCGACTACCCAGTAATGATGGGTGCGTTCCTCATCATCACCCTCGGCGTCGTCATCGCCGTGTTCATTGCCGACCTGACCTACGGCAAGATAGATCCACGTGCAGAAAGCGGAGGTGAGGACAGTGAAACCTACTGA
- a CDS encoding Gfo/Idh/MocA family protein — translation MNAPTQARVGLVGLGNIGCHHADQLVELGANLTAGLDIDETARDEFREAYGVETFETPADFYDVVDAVIVTTPNRFHEEYAVGALEAGLDVLLEKPLAHSLESARRIADAAAAADGFCMVGFNNRFSNAVTVAKAYQDRGTLGEITHIEANYVRRRGIPGRGSWFTTKSVAGGGALIDLGIHAIDLALHFMEFPEVVDVSGATRSQFGGREDYTYLEMYGDDAGPDSFNVDDSVSAFIRCANGRTISLEVAWAANRPPNDEFLIRGTKAGARVRPGLDGSEQELTIYDTSSDGTDHLIESDIDIAQQNTHRIEQSVFLEGVRAGKHPGQNTVTEGIAVQRVVDSIFESSDQNRPVELGQSLEPVRSDD, via the coding sequence ATGAACGCACCTACTCAAGCGCGAGTCGGCCTCGTTGGATTGGGCAACATCGGCTGCCACCATGCGGACCAACTTGTAGAACTCGGTGCAAACCTCACTGCTGGACTCGATATTGACGAGACTGCCCGCGACGAGTTTCGTGAGGCATACGGCGTCGAAACGTTCGAAACACCTGCAGACTTCTACGACGTAGTTGATGCAGTCATCGTGACAACACCAAACCGGTTCCACGAGGAGTACGCTGTCGGCGCACTCGAGGCAGGACTCGACGTCCTTCTCGAGAAACCCCTCGCCCATTCCCTCGAGAGTGCCCGCCGTATCGCAGACGCTGCGGCCGCGGCTGATGGGTTCTGTATGGTCGGGTTCAATAACCGGTTTAGTAACGCAGTCACTGTCGCGAAAGCGTACCAGGATCGGGGAACACTAGGTGAGATAACACACATCGAAGCAAACTACGTTCGGAGACGTGGCATTCCAGGTCGTGGCTCGTGGTTCACCACAAAATCAGTCGCGGGCGGTGGGGCACTCATTGATCTGGGGATTCACGCGATCGATCTCGCACTGCACTTCATGGAGTTTCCCGAAGTCGTCGATGTCTCCGGTGCAACACGCTCACAGTTCGGCGGTCGCGAGGACTATACCTACCTCGAGATGTACGGAGATGATGCAGGGCCTGACAGCTTCAATGTTGACGATTCGGTGAGTGCATTTATTCGGTGTGCGAACGGCCGTACCATCTCGCTCGAAGTTGCCTGGGCGGCGAACCGGCCACCGAACGACGAATTCCTCATCCGCGGAACCAAAGCAGGGGCACGTGTTCGCCCTGGCCTCGACGGCTCTGAGCAGGAATTAACGATCTACGACACGAGCTCCGACGGGACCGACCATCTCATCGAGAGTGACATCGACATCGCTCAGCAAAATACGCATCGTATCGAACAATCTGTATTCCTCGAGGGCGTTCGCGCCGGGAAACACCCTGGCCAGAATACGGTCACCGAAGGCATCGCCGTACAACGCGTTGTTGATTCAATATTCGAATCGTCCGACCAGAATCGACCCGTAGAACTGGGCCAGTCTCTTGAACCGGTCCGCAGTGACGACTAA
- a CDS encoding ThuA domain-containing protein, producing MASTRVTVWNEFVHEQENDTVAELYPNGIHATIADALEEHGFETQTATLQQSEHGLTEDVLAETDVLTWWGHTAHDEVDDEIVERVKEHVLEGMGLLVLHSGHFSKIFRELMGTTCALKWREAAERERLWVVEPSHPIADGINEYIQLEEAEMYGEHFDIPQPETLVFNSWFEGGEVFRSGCCYRRGSGKIFYFRPGHETYPVYHNEEIQRVLANAVEWAAPSDDRSEPVRGNHDPLEEIDTSDDRTVH from the coding sequence ATGGCATCGACACGTGTCACCGTCTGGAACGAATTCGTTCACGAGCAGGAAAACGACACCGTCGCGGAGCTCTATCCCAATGGGATCCATGCAACGATCGCTGACGCCCTTGAGGAGCATGGCTTTGAAACACAGACTGCAACCCTCCAACAATCTGAGCATGGACTCACCGAGGACGTCCTCGCAGAAACGGACGTGCTCACTTGGTGGGGCCACACGGCCCATGACGAAGTCGACGACGAAATCGTCGAGCGGGTCAAAGAGCACGTCCTCGAGGGAATGGGACTGCTCGTCTTGCACTCGGGACACTTCTCGAAAATTTTCCGCGAACTGATGGGCACCACCTGCGCGCTCAAATGGCGCGAGGCCGCCGAACGCGAGCGCCTGTGGGTCGTCGAACCAAGCCACCCAATCGCCGACGGCATCAACGAGTACATCCAACTCGAGGAAGCAGAAATGTACGGTGAGCACTTCGACATCCCACAACCCGAGACGCTCGTCTTCAATTCGTGGTTCGAAGGCGGCGAAGTGTTCCGCTCGGGCTGTTGTTACCGCCGCGGTAGCGGGAAGATTTTCTACTTCCGACCGGGCCACGAGACGTATCCCGTCTATCACAACGAGGAGATTCAGCGGGTCCTCGCAAACGCCGTCGAGTGGGCCGCACCCAGTGACGACCGCTCGGAGCCAGTTCGTGGCAATCACGACCCACTCGAGGAGATCGACACGAGCGACGATCGAACCGTTCACTGA
- a CDS encoding ABC transporter ATP-binding protein — translation MHEEPVVTLSNVDVHFEKGNAGLLSRSEPDSVSAVDGVDLEIEENDVVALVGESGCGKTTLGKTAIALQRPTGGTVSYRGQDVWAAKDGRDPDISWDEIRKSLQIIHQDPGASLNPNRPILASLEAPLKRWRDDLNANDRRDRVIGMLEHVGMTPPEDYAQRYPHQLSGGEKQRCALIRALFMNPDLILADEAVSALDVSLRVEMMDLMLELQEQFGTSFLFISHNLSNARYLAGQSGGRIGVMYLGEIVELGTPEEVIGNPQHPYTKVLKWATADMDGTAEAESPPIRSIDIPDPVNPPSGCRFHTRCPEAREACRNARPELVADDTDHQVSCFRQQPEHDYWESDSIVDDELDADHVTDTEGTADD, via the coding sequence ATGCATGAGGAGCCAGTCGTTACCCTCTCGAACGTGGATGTTCACTTCGAGAAGGGGAACGCTGGACTGCTAAGTCGATCCGAGCCAGACTCCGTCAGCGCCGTTGACGGCGTCGACCTCGAGATTGAAGAGAACGACGTCGTTGCACTGGTCGGAGAGTCCGGGTGCGGAAAAACTACTCTCGGCAAGACTGCAATTGCGCTACAACGTCCGACTGGTGGAACGGTCAGTTACCGTGGGCAAGATGTCTGGGCCGCGAAAGACGGACGTGACCCGGACATTTCGTGGGACGAGATTCGAAAATCGCTCCAGATTATTCATCAAGACCCTGGCGCATCACTCAACCCGAACCGCCCAATCCTCGCTAGTCTCGAGGCACCACTCAAACGATGGCGGGATGACCTGAACGCGAATGACCGCCGAGATCGAGTGATTGGTATGCTCGAGCACGTTGGGATGACACCACCAGAGGATTATGCCCAGCGATATCCACATCAACTCTCTGGCGGAGAAAAACAGCGCTGTGCGTTGATTCGAGCGCTGTTTATGAATCCCGACCTGATTCTGGCCGACGAGGCCGTCTCAGCACTCGATGTCTCCCTGCGCGTCGAGATGATGGATCTCATGCTCGAACTCCAGGAACAGTTTGGCACTTCGTTCCTATTTATATCTCACAACCTCTCGAACGCGCGGTACCTTGCGGGTCAGTCCGGCGGACGAATCGGAGTGATGTACCTCGGTGAAATCGTCGAGCTCGGAACGCCTGAAGAGGTGATCGGCAACCCGCAACATCCCTACACGAAAGTGTTGAAGTGGGCAACTGCGGACATGGATGGCACTGCTGAGGCGGAGTCTCCGCCGATTCGAAGCATTGACATTCCGGATCCAGTGAATCCGCCGTCGGGCTGTCGATTCCATACTCGCTGTCCGGAGGCCCGCGAGGCATGTCGCAACGCTCGTCCGGAACTTGTCGCCGACGATACTGACCATCAGGTGAGTTGCTTCCGCCAGCAGCCAGAGCACGACTACTGGGAGAGCGATTCAATCGTTGATGATGAACTCGACGCTGATCACGTAACGGATACTGAGGGGACAGCCGACGACTGA
- a CDS encoding RNA-guided endonuclease TnpB family protein — MQDAGLTQTLSFGLTIQTGSSDNLHEGCLEARRVRNEVNRLDKHGWNWDDIHDTVVDNANLIKNTTQLLVQKALGELETYHDHKNEGWGRPFPYIDEAYPMRMNHDEGYALNVDDSGDVRFRISYKPYNHVKGVLRGSPNHLEQVKNALESEAWRVGVAELVYKHGEWRLHVTVTHKTRTVSSPDNAGTVVGVDINEDCVALAAMCRDTGDVLDSVVIEYPDIKWVRHEFFTKRKRMQTVRQTAFENVVRTEERDFVHDQLHKVSRDVTQWVSQFNNPVIVFEDLKDMRDSIDYGTRMNRRLHSLPFATLREMIAYKSAWNGVPSDDVNPEYTSQRCPRTECLHTERANRDKKRFKCKECGFQDHADRKAAVCVAQEWFDDHDENVLSLETFPRVRKVRRTVSGLCEEADAHGAVFASGVTDTESAQDSQSRARAELKTVASTAD; from the coding sequence ATGCAAGATGCAGGACTCACTCAGACACTTTCTTTTGGATTAACTATCCAAACGGGGAGTTCTGACAACTTGCACGAAGGATGTCTCGAAGCCAGACGAGTCCGTAACGAAGTCAACCGACTCGACAAACACGGGTGGAATTGGGACGACATCCACGATACTGTCGTTGACAACGCCAACCTCATTAAAAACACGACGCAACTTCTCGTCCAGAAAGCTCTCGGAGAGCTTGAGACGTACCACGACCACAAAAATGAGGGTTGGGGTCGCCCGTTCCCCTATATCGACGAGGCGTATCCGATGCGGATGAACCACGACGAAGGATACGCGCTCAACGTGGATGATTCGGGAGACGTTCGGTTCCGCATCAGCTACAAACCGTACAACCACGTCAAAGGCGTACTTCGTGGCAGTCCCAACCACCTCGAACAAGTGAAAAACGCGCTCGAATCCGAAGCGTGGCGAGTGGGAGTGGCCGAACTTGTGTACAAACACGGTGAATGGCGACTGCATGTCACTGTAACCCACAAAACACGCACAGTATCGTCCCCAGACAATGCTGGAACTGTTGTGGGTGTAGACATCAACGAGGACTGTGTGGCACTTGCCGCTATGTGTCGAGACACGGGCGACGTACTTGATTCAGTCGTCATCGAGTACCCGGACATCAAGTGGGTTCGCCACGAGTTCTTCACCAAACGCAAGCGGATGCAGACAGTCAGGCAGACTGCGTTTGAAAACGTTGTCCGAACCGAAGAACGGGACTTCGTTCACGACCAACTCCACAAAGTATCGCGTGATGTGACCCAATGGGTTTCGCAATTCAACAACCCAGTAATTGTCTTTGAAGACCTCAAAGACATGCGAGACTCAATTGATTACGGCACGCGGATGAACCGTCGCTTACACTCCTTGCCGTTCGCGACACTCCGTGAAATGATAGCGTACAAATCCGCATGGAACGGTGTTCCGTCGGATGACGTGAATCCAGAGTACACGTCCCAGCGGTGCCCTCGCACGGAGTGTTTGCATACGGAACGAGCTAATCGAGACAAGAAACGGTTCAAGTGCAAGGAGTGTGGATTCCAAGACCATGCAGACCGGAAAGCGGCAGTGTGCGTGGCGCAAGAATGGTTTGACGACCACGATGAGAATGTGCTGTCTCTCGAAACCTTTCCTCGAGTTCGGAAGGTGAGACGGACAGTATCGGGCCTGTGTGAAGAGGCCGACGCTCACGGAGCAGTTTTCGCTTCGGGTGTTACCGACACGGAGTCGGCGCAAGACTCACAGAGTCGAGCGCGAGCGGAATTAAAGACTGTTGCGTCCACGGCGGACTAG
- a CDS encoding TrmB family transcriptional regulator sugar-binding domain-containing protein, producing the protein MDDSGLTDLLQSFGLTKKEADTYTTILQHGETTAKEVSQEAGVSKRHVYNTAERLETHGLVEMVDFVTPTLLRPTPPDRVKERYRSNIDHLHEQLADQYNGAKADLETVQVIKSGPSLKKRIQKFIDEADQIISIIVPPVLLAELTDALAAAVDRDVFVLLVTYGNLKEQLAVDAFDLDEIAHVTRTQQTEVPIQLAVDGSFGLLAPRSLLTNPSEQTKAVAFGQSYIEPVVYGNFLSNEWKFAEETNVRQPNSLPKTYSCFQYAVMEAAVHATNGESLFATVEARSTTDTTTQKQFSGQITDIRQQLVEPTKGAVIECALDIETADGVVSIGGKGAFKEEYEAILTRLEIDKR; encoded by the coding sequence ATGGACGACTCGGGGCTTACGGATCTGTTGCAATCGTTTGGGTTGACAAAAAAGGAGGCCGACACGTACACCACGATTCTCCAGCACGGAGAAACGACTGCAAAAGAGGTTTCACAGGAAGCTGGTGTCTCAAAGCGCCACGTCTACAATACCGCTGAACGCCTCGAGACACATGGACTTGTTGAAATGGTTGATTTTGTTACCCCAACGCTGTTGCGCCCAACGCCGCCGGACCGTGTCAAAGAACGATACAGGTCGAATATCGATCACCTCCACGAGCAGTTGGCCGATCAATACAACGGAGCGAAAGCGGATCTCGAAACCGTTCAGGTGATTAAATCAGGCCCCAGTCTGAAAAAGCGAATCCAGAAGTTCATCGACGAAGCGGATCAAATCATTTCAATTATCGTTCCGCCAGTCCTTCTTGCAGAATTAACCGATGCGCTCGCTGCTGCAGTTGACAGAGATGTGTTTGTCTTGTTGGTAACATACGGCAACTTGAAAGAACAACTTGCTGTAGACGCGTTTGATCTCGACGAGATTGCACACGTTACGCGTACACAACAAACGGAAGTACCGATTCAACTCGCTGTCGATGGCAGTTTTGGACTACTTGCACCCCGATCATTGCTCACGAATCCATCTGAACAAACAAAAGCGGTCGCGTTCGGCCAGTCCTACATCGAACCGGTCGTCTACGGAAATTTTCTAAGTAACGAGTGGAAGTTCGCTGAAGAGACGAACGTCAGGCAACCAAATTCACTTCCAAAGACGTACTCGTGCTTTCAGTACGCAGTCATGGAAGCTGCCGTCCACGCGACCAACGGTGAATCGCTATTCGCAACGGTTGAAGCACGCTCAACGACCGATACAACGACCCAAAAGCAATTTTCCGGCCAAATTACCGATATCCGTCAGCAACTCGTCGAACCGACAAAAGGCGCGGTCATCGAATGCGCACTCGATATCGAAACTGCTGACGGAGTCGTAAGTATCGGTGGGAAAGGGGCGTTCAAGGAGGAATACGAGGCGATCCTGACCAGACTCGAAATAGATAAGCGCTAA
- a CDS encoding ABC transporter substrate-binding protein, producing MPSNTKRQSNDSPVSRRRLLHAVGAAGLAAGFAGCSDEEPAGEEGGTGGNGDERYFRIPAWDQPDQVQFNPYNPTSYDADMMEMATDQLFQYEPETDDFRPLIGDDWEVDEDGLRLFLNENYVWHDGDELTAEDVYTKFRLEYHHGFGDSNIWRYVDEIEIEDDHTLYFSFDGDVNPALFENVLLEFQIDTKADVYEEYLDPLEDTELESDEHDEHLGELLDFAPDEPVGNGPFAFSEANPEAAYFDVFEEYPHTDELNFAGYAFYHFPDNEARWQGFIEDELDGFSTLFIPEHVLEGFPDHVEVWLIPANEGLAIYPQHSHERFQDVRVRQAIAFAIDQEDVAQNAGGPVYEGVSHPTGLAELHEEEYLEDVLDDFTDYSQDTDRAEELMQEAGYERDDDDQWLDDDGEPFSVEIRGPAGFSDWIDGLETVAQHLEEFGFDSELRARDDDAYWADDWDSGDFEIAADFYGATGHPYEAWNDQVVGSIPQNHNDAPTDFDVPALDDPDGESEEFDFDEALTELERTHDEDEEHQLIQEIAFAYNQSLPIIPVAEKLDQAVMTTHDWDIPDTDESIMQIPFPAWYLVREGELQRQE from the coding sequence ATGCCGAGTAATACCAAGCGCCAGTCGAATGACTCACCAGTTTCGCGCCGTCGACTCCTCCATGCAGTTGGAGCAGCCGGACTTGCCGCCGGGTTTGCCGGCTGTTCAGACGAAGAGCCGGCCGGTGAGGAAGGGGGAACAGGTGGAAACGGGGACGAACGGTACTTTAGAATTCCAGCGTGGGATCAACCCGATCAGGTGCAATTTAATCCATACAATCCAACGAGCTACGATGCAGATATGATGGAGATGGCGACCGACCAGCTATTCCAGTACGAGCCGGAGACAGACGATTTCCGGCCGCTAATCGGTGACGACTGGGAAGTTGACGAGGACGGACTTCGCCTCTTTCTCAACGAGAACTACGTCTGGCACGATGGGGACGAACTCACCGCAGAAGACGTCTACACGAAGTTCCGACTCGAGTATCATCACGGCTTCGGTGATTCGAACATCTGGCGATATGTTGACGAAATCGAAATTGAAGATGACCACACGCTGTACTTCAGTTTCGATGGCGACGTCAACCCGGCATTGTTCGAGAACGTTCTCCTCGAGTTCCAGATCGATACGAAAGCAGATGTCTACGAGGAGTACCTCGATCCACTCGAGGACACCGAACTCGAGTCGGACGAGCATGACGAACACCTCGGGGAACTCCTCGATTTTGCCCCCGACGAACCCGTCGGGAACGGTCCGTTCGCGTTTTCGGAAGCCAATCCCGAAGCGGCGTATTTCGACGTGTTCGAGGAGTACCCACATACGGACGAGCTGAATTTCGCTGGGTACGCGTTCTATCACTTCCCAGATAACGAAGCGCGCTGGCAAGGATTCATCGAGGACGAACTCGATGGCTTTTCGACGCTGTTCATCCCGGAACACGTCCTCGAGGGGTTCCCAGATCACGTGGAAGTGTGGTTGATTCCGGCAAACGAAGGGCTCGCCATCTATCCACAGCACAGCCACGAGCGGTTTCAGGACGTTCGCGTTCGACAAGCGATTGCATTTGCGATCGATCAGGAGGATGTCGCACAGAATGCTGGCGGACCGGTTTACGAGGGAGTCTCTCACCCGACGGGGCTCGCAGAACTTCACGAAGAGGAGTACCTAGAGGACGTTCTCGACGATTTCACCGACTACAGCCAGGATACGGACCGTGCAGAAGAGCTCATGCAAGAGGCCGGCTACGAACGCGATGATGACGACCAATGGCTCGACGACGATGGCGAGCCATTTTCAGTCGAGATTCGTGGACCAGCAGGGTTCAGCGACTGGATCGACGGACTCGAGACCGTTGCCCAGCACCTCGAGGAGTTCGGATTCGACTCGGAACTGCGCGCTCGTGACGACGACGCCTACTGGGCCGACGACTGGGATAGCGGCGACTTCGAAATCGCCGCTGACTTCTACGGTGCAACCGGCCATCCATATGAAGCGTGGAACGACCAGGTTGTCGGCAGCATTCCGCAAAATCATAATGACGCGCCAACAGACTTCGACGTGCCGGCGCTCGATGACCCCGATGGCGAATCCGAGGAGTTCGACTTCGACGAGGCGCTCACCGAACTCGAGCGCACACACGATGAGGATGAAGAGCATCAACTAATTCAAGAGATTGCGTTCGCGTACAATCAGTCGCTGCCGATAATTCCAGTTGCAGAGAAACTTGACCAAGCAGTGATGACGACCCACGACTGGGACATTCCGGACACAGACGAATCGATAATGCAGATTCCGTTCCCGGCTTGGTATCTCGTTCGCGAGGGCGAGTTGCAACGACAAGAGTAA
- a CDS encoding ABC transporter ATP-binding protein, with amino-acid sequence MTATETIATPDEQETDVIIEARNLSVTFGMDRGVSHVLNDVDIDVHREEILGIVGESGSGKSMFADSLLNAVVDPGVASGQIDYHTADGDVIDILELEGSALRDVRWEEISMVFQGALNSFNPTMAVGGHFVETLEAHNADVEAGMERARELLADVYLDPDRILESYPHELSGGMKQRALIALSLVLEPDVLVMDEPTAALDLLMQRSILSLLRDLQSKYALTIVFITHDLPLVAGLADRLAVLYAFEFVEVGPAETIDDPDHPYTRALLKAVPNLEIDLDEMRPIEGSSPDPVNIPEGCSYHPRCPLSDVTCESDDPPLDAIDSNGHRVACHHWEDATDALPFDTGDTERGGETDA; translated from the coding sequence ATGACAGCGACAGAAACAATTGCCACACCTGACGAACAGGAAACCGACGTCATTATCGAGGCGCGAAACCTCTCGGTAACGTTCGGGATGGACCGAGGCGTTTCACACGTCCTCAACGACGTTGATATCGACGTGCATCGTGAGGAAATCCTCGGCATCGTCGGGGAATCCGGCAGCGGAAAATCGATGTTCGCAGACTCACTCCTCAACGCCGTTGTCGATCCTGGCGTCGCCAGCGGACAGATCGACTACCACACTGCCGACGGCGACGTGATCGACATCCTCGAACTCGAGGGATCGGCACTTCGAGACGTCCGCTGGGAAGAGATTTCAATGGTGTTCCAAGGGGCATTGAACTCGTTCAACCCGACGATGGCAGTCGGCGGCCACTTCGTCGAAACGCTCGAAGCTCACAATGCAGATGTGGAGGCAGGGATGGAACGTGCGCGCGAACTCCTTGCCGATGTCTACCTTGACCCCGACCGAATCCTCGAGTCGTATCCACACGAACTCTCCGGTGGCATGAAACAGCGGGCGTTGATCGCACTCAGCCTCGTTCTCGAGCCAGATGTGCTCGTGATGGACGAACCAACCGCCGCACTCGACCTCTTGATGCAACGGTCGATCCTTAGCTTGCTGCGTGACCTGCAGTCGAAGTACGCGTTGACCATCGTCTTCATCACGCACGACTTGCCGCTGGTAGCTGGACTGGCCGATCGACTCGCCGTCCTCTATGCCTTTGAGTTCGTCGAAGTTGGACCGGCCGAGACAATCGACGACCCTGATCACCCCTATACTCGAGCGTTGCTAAAAGCCGTCCCCAACCTCGAGATTGATCTCGACGAAATGCGGCCGATCGAGGGCTCGAGCCCTGACCCAGTGAACATTCCGGAGGGGTGTTCGTATCACCCGCGATGCCCACTGTCGGATGTAACCTGTGAGTCTGACGATCCGCCCCTCGATGCAATCGACAGCAACGGTCACCGCGTTGCCTGCCACCACTGGGAAGATGCAACCGATGCACTCCCGTTTGACACCGGTGACACTGAGCGCGGAGGTGAGACCGATGCATGA